One Streptomyces hundungensis DNA segment encodes these proteins:
- a CDS encoding SWF or SNF family helicase — protein MSDTYDDERTFEALPPAQGRGFATSWWGLAWLKALEDTALDGQQLKQGRRLARQGAVGAVTVRPGRITAVVRDRDGSQYRGDVLLQELDADDWDRFLTMAAERAGHIAALLDREMPPHLVEEAADHGIELLPAIGDLEPKCTCEAWDHCPHTAALCYQVARLLDQDPFVLLLMRGRAEQPLLDALQERSALPAEDVAATQGVLAAEAFAARDIVPPLPAPPPLPPEPGTPARLDTETVPEPGIDPAALEFLAADAAARAHRMLADALQTDHELQPVAPQLTEDQDAVRLAEACRDSGITARLAVASGRRPADLAVAVRAWRLGGVASLRVLEEEWTPGSEELARAVAALDRAWADGDRPALRSTGPNRWTVTGRDAQLRLGHDGRWWPYRRESARWIPAGPADRDPAAALETLLTPSDDGAGA, from the coding sequence ATGAGCGACACCTATGACGACGAGCGCACCTTCGAGGCCCTGCCACCCGCGCAGGGCCGGGGTTTCGCGACCAGCTGGTGGGGCCTGGCGTGGCTGAAGGCGCTGGAGGACACCGCCCTGGACGGGCAGCAGCTCAAGCAGGGGCGCCGCCTGGCCCGCCAGGGCGCGGTCGGCGCGGTGACGGTGCGGCCGGGACGGATCACCGCGGTGGTACGGGACCGGGACGGATCGCAGTACCGCGGCGATGTGCTGCTCCAAGAGCTGGACGCCGACGACTGGGACCGCTTCCTCACGATGGCGGCCGAGCGCGCCGGGCACATCGCGGCGCTGCTCGACCGCGAGATGCCACCGCACCTGGTGGAGGAAGCGGCCGACCACGGGATCGAACTCCTGCCCGCCATCGGCGACTTGGAGCCCAAGTGCACCTGCGAGGCGTGGGATCACTGTCCGCACACCGCGGCGCTCTGCTACCAGGTGGCGCGGCTCCTGGACCAGGATCCGTTCGTGCTGCTCCTGATGCGGGGCCGCGCGGAACAGCCGCTGCTCGACGCCTTGCAGGAGCGCAGCGCCCTGCCCGCCGAGGATGTCGCCGCGACCCAGGGCGTCTTGGCGGCGGAGGCCTTCGCGGCCAGGGACATCGTGCCCCCGCTCCCCGCACCGCCACCCCTGCCGCCGGAGCCCGGCACCCCCGCGCGCCTCGACACCGAGACCGTGCCGGAGCCGGGGATCGACCCGGCGGCACTGGAGTTCCTCGCGGCCGACGCGGCGGCTCGCGCGCATCGCATGCTGGCCGACGCGCTTCAGACCGACCACGAACTTCAGCCTGTCGCACCACAGTTGACGGAAGATCAGGACGCGGTTCGGCTTGCCGAAGCGTGTCGGGACAGCGGGATCACGGCACGTCTCGCCGTCGCCTCGGGGCGCCGTCCCGCCGATCTCGCCGTTGCCGTACGCGCCTGGCGGCTCGGCGGGGTCGCGTCGCTCCGCGTCCTGGAGGAGGAGTGGACGCCGGGGTCGGAGGAGTTGGCTCGAGCGGTCGCGGCGCTCGATCGGGCCTGGGCCGACGGCGACCGCCCGGCGCTCCGCTCCACCGGCCCCAACCGGTGGACGGTGACGGGTCGGGACGCGCAACTGCGGCTCGGCCACGACGGCCGGTGGTGGCCCTACCGCAGGGAGAGCGCCCGTTGGATACCGGCGGGCCCGGCGGACCGGGACCCGGCGGCGGCCCTGGAGACGCTGCTCACGCCGTCCGACGACGGGGCCGGGGCGTGA